Proteins encoded together in one Microbacterium sp. zg-Y625 window:
- the lysS gene encoding lysine--tRNA ligase has protein sequence MTEQPSSTPPEHALEEDVFEQKAVRLAKRERLIAERQDAAGGAYPVSVPVTDTIPALRERFADLAPGDETGVVAGVAGRVVFSRNTGKLCFASLQAGDGSRIQAMVSLAEVGEESLQAWKDLVDLGDHVFVSGQVISSRRGELSIMVREWAIAAKALLPLPNLYTELSEESRVRSRYLDLITRAQARDTVLARAKVNASLRDTFGRHGFVEVETPMLQVQHGGAAARPFVTHSNAFDTDLYLRIAPELFLKRAVVGGIDRVFEINRNFRNEGADSTHSPEFAMLEAYQAYSDYNGIADLTQELVQNAAIAVAGSTTVTWADGTEYDLGGEWDRISMYESLSAASGRTITPQTSVEELSAFAAEVGVEVPPKIATHGKFVEELWEHFVKGGLTRPTFVMDFPVDTSPLVREHRSIPGVVEKWDLYIRGFELATGYSELVDPVIQRERFVEQAKLAAQGDDEAMRVDEEFLRALEHAMPPTGGMGMGIDRLMMAITGLGIRETILFPLVK, from the coding sequence GTGACTGAACAGCCGTCGTCGACGCCCCCCGAACATGCCCTCGAGGAGGACGTGTTCGAGCAGAAGGCCGTGCGGCTGGCCAAGCGCGAACGGCTGATCGCCGAGCGCCAGGATGCCGCCGGTGGCGCCTATCCGGTGTCGGTGCCCGTCACCGACACCATTCCGGCGCTGCGTGAGCGGTTCGCCGACCTCGCCCCCGGCGACGAGACCGGTGTCGTCGCCGGAGTCGCCGGCCGCGTGGTCTTCAGCCGCAACACCGGCAAGCTGTGCTTCGCCTCGCTGCAGGCCGGTGACGGCAGCCGCATCCAGGCGATGGTGTCGCTCGCCGAGGTGGGCGAGGAGTCGCTGCAGGCGTGGAAGGACCTCGTCGACCTCGGCGACCACGTCTTCGTCAGCGGCCAGGTCATCTCCAGCCGCCGCGGTGAGCTGTCGATCATGGTGCGCGAGTGGGCGATCGCCGCGAAGGCGCTGCTGCCGCTGCCCAACCTCTACACCGAGCTGAGCGAAGAGAGCCGGGTGCGCTCGCGCTACCTCGACCTCATCACGCGCGCGCAGGCCCGCGACACGGTGCTGGCGCGCGCCAAGGTGAACGCCAGCCTGCGCGACACCTTCGGCCGGCACGGGTTCGTCGAGGTGGAGACGCCCATGCTGCAGGTGCAGCACGGCGGCGCCGCCGCCCGCCCGTTCGTGACGCACTCCAACGCGTTCGACACCGACCTGTACCTGCGCATCGCGCCGGAGCTCTTCCTCAAGCGCGCCGTCGTCGGCGGCATCGACCGGGTGTTCGAGATCAACCGCAACTTCCGCAACGAGGGCGCGGACTCCACCCACAGCCCCGAGTTCGCCATGCTCGAGGCCTACCAGGCCTACAGCGACTACAACGGCATCGCGGACCTCACCCAGGAGCTCGTCCAGAACGCCGCGATCGCCGTCGCCGGCTCCACCACGGTCACCTGGGCCGACGGCACCGAGTACGACCTGGGCGGCGAGTGGGACCGCATCTCGATGTACGAGTCGCTGTCGGCGGCATCCGGGCGCACCATCACGCCGCAGACGTCCGTCGAGGAGCTCAGCGCCTTCGCGGCCGAGGTCGGCGTCGAGGTGCCGCCGAAGATCGCCACGCACGGCAAGTTCGTCGAAGAGCTGTGGGAGCACTTCGTCAAGGGCGGTCTGACCCGCCCCACCTTCGTCATGGACTTCCCCGTCGACACGAGCCCGCTCGTACGCGAGCACCGATCGATCCCGGGCGTCGTGGAGAAGTGGGACCTGTACATCCGCGGCTTCGAGCTGGCCACCGGATACTCCGAGCTCGTCGATCCCGTGATCCAGCGCGAGCGCTTCGTCGAGCAGGCCAAGCTCGCCGCGCAGGGCGACGACGAGGCGATGCGGGTGGACGAGGAGTTCCTGCGGGCCCTCGAGCACGCCATGCCTCCCACGGGCGGCATGGGCATGGGCATCGACCGGCTCATGATGGCGATCACCGGTCTCGGCATCCGCGAGACGATCCTCTTCCCGCTCGTCAAGTAG
- a CDS encoding DUF4192 domain-containing protein: MTTIVKAADAAHFLSLLPAMLGFTPVRSLVLVPFRGSRSIGALRLDLPRDGTDLDAFAATCLGMVCRVPHADALAAAVFSDDSCAKGLPGSALLAGIRGAADACGLRVTDALSVGSDGWGSALDPDCPRGGRPLAALALPAPVATAPGDQTTGAELPSVHPRQAEAVAAALRAVRAALRDLGEDEAEGPPRRGRRRIHPEALAVVERLDDVVACFEQCLDADPEALAPFDAALLLWCLSRPALRDVAIVQWAADAPRGIRALEAQRRWEEGAEYPADLAMTMWGDGPRPDPVRLTRALDLTRRLAALAPRAARPGALATCAWLSWALGRSTHADRYARMAADLDPGHGLTQIVRAFVAAGHLPDWAFRAG, from the coding sequence ATGACCACGATCGTGAAGGCGGCGGATGCCGCGCACTTCCTCTCGCTGCTCCCGGCGATGCTCGGGTTCACCCCCGTGCGCAGCCTCGTGCTGGTCCCCTTCCGGGGGTCCCGCAGCATCGGGGCGCTGCGGCTCGATCTGCCGCGCGACGGCACCGATCTCGACGCCTTCGCCGCCACCTGCCTCGGAATGGTGTGCCGCGTGCCGCACGCCGACGCACTGGCCGCGGCGGTGTTCTCCGACGACTCATGCGCGAAGGGCCTGCCCGGCTCGGCGCTGCTGGCCGGCATCCGTGGCGCCGCCGACGCGTGCGGTCTGCGCGTCACCGATGCCCTGAGCGTCGGGAGCGACGGCTGGGGCTCCGCCCTCGATCCCGACTGTCCTCGCGGCGGGCGACCGCTCGCGGCGCTGGCGCTGCCGGCACCGGTCGCGACCGCGCCGGGCGATCAGACGACCGGTGCGGAGCTGCCGTCCGTCCATCCGAGACAGGCCGAGGCGGTGGCCGCCGCGCTGCGCGCGGTGCGTGCGGCGCTGCGGGACCTGGGCGAAGACGAGGCCGAAGGCCCCCCGCGACGGGGGCGCCGGCGCATCCATCCGGAGGCGCTGGCGGTGGTCGAGCGACTCGATGACGTCGTGGCGTGCTTCGAGCAGTGTCTCGATGCCGACCCCGAAGCGTTGGCGCCCTTCGACGCGGCGCTGCTGCTGTGGTGTCTGTCACGCCCGGCGCTGCGGGATGTGGCGATCGTGCAGTGGGCCGCGGACGCACCCCGTGGCATCCGCGCGCTGGAAGCGCAGCGCCGGTGGGAAGAAGGCGCGGAGTATCCGGCGGACCTTGCGATGACCATGTGGGGCGACGGCCCGCGGCCGGACCCCGTCCGACTCACCCGGGCGCTCGACCTCACCCGGCGCCTTGCCGCCCTCGCGCCGCGCGCTGCGCGCCCGGGCGCGCTGGCCACCTGCGCGTGGCTGTCGTGGGCGCTCGGCCGCTCGACCCACGCCGATCGGTATGCGCGCATGGCGGCCGACCTCGACCCCGGCCACGGCCTGACGCAGATCGTGCGTGCATTCGTGGCTGCCGGGCACCTGCCCGACTGGGCGTTCCGCGCGGGGTGA
- the cls gene encoding cardiolipin synthase: MISITFDWTWWVILAFFVDLIVRITAIIVIPRNRRPTAAMAWLLAIYFIPFVGVFLFLLIGNPRLPRKRRLKQDQINEYIHETSEHLDFGTLRPHAPEWFNAVVTLNRTLGALPLAGDNAAHLIADYEASLREQAKAIRAAERYVHVEYYILQSDPTTDDFFRALEEASARGVVVRVLMDHWANRGKPFYKQTLRRLDGMGAHCHLMLPVQPFKGKYQRPDLRNHRKLLVIDGVVAFVGSQNITDSSYNLRRNIRRGLHWVDLMVRVEGPVVASVNAVFLSDWYSETDETLTEEIDLFEVTTGPGDLDCQIVPSGPGFEFQNNLKLFLSLMYAAQRKLIIVSPYFVPDESVLLAISTACQRGVDVQMFVSEEGDQAIVYHAQRSYYEALLRAGVRIWLYPKPYILHSKSMTVDDEVAVIGSSNMDMRSFGLNLEISMLVRGEEFVTEMRDVEQMYRELSRELTLEEWEQQPLRSTVLDNLGRLTSALQ; this comes from the coding sequence GTGATCAGCATCACTTTCGACTGGACCTGGTGGGTCATCCTCGCCTTCTTCGTGGACCTCATCGTGCGCATCACGGCGATCATCGTCATCCCCCGCAATCGCCGCCCCACCGCGGCCATGGCGTGGCTGCTGGCGATCTACTTCATCCCCTTCGTGGGCGTCTTCCTGTTCCTGTTGATCGGCAATCCGCGGCTGCCCCGCAAGCGTCGCCTCAAGCAGGACCAGATCAACGAGTACATCCACGAGACGAGCGAGCACCTCGACTTCGGCACGCTGCGTCCGCACGCTCCCGAGTGGTTCAACGCGGTCGTCACGCTCAACCGCACGCTGGGTGCCCTGCCCCTCGCCGGTGACAACGCCGCGCACCTCATCGCGGACTACGAGGCGTCGCTTCGGGAGCAGGCCAAGGCGATCCGCGCGGCGGAGCGCTACGTGCATGTCGAGTACTACATCCTGCAGTCCGACCCCACGACCGATGACTTCTTCCGGGCGCTGGAAGAGGCAAGCGCGCGCGGTGTGGTGGTGCGGGTGCTCATGGACCACTGGGCCAACCGGGGAAAGCCCTTCTACAAGCAGACCCTCCGCCGGCTCGATGGCATGGGCGCGCATTGCCACCTGATGCTGCCGGTGCAGCCGTTCAAGGGCAAGTACCAGCGCCCTGACCTGCGCAACCACCGCAAGCTGCTCGTGATCGACGGGGTGGTGGCGTTCGTGGGGTCCCAGAACATCACCGACTCCAGCTACAACCTGCGCCGCAACATCCGCCGGGGCCTGCACTGGGTCGACCTCATGGTGCGCGTGGAGGGGCCGGTCGTGGCATCCGTCAACGCCGTGTTCCTCTCGGACTGGTACAGCGAGACCGACGAGACGCTGACCGAGGAGATCGACCTGTTCGAGGTCACGACCGGACCGGGGGACCTGGACTGTCAGATCGTGCCGTCCGGCCCGGGGTTCGAATTCCAGAACAACCTCAAGCTGTTCCTGAGCTTGATGTACGCGGCCCAGCGCAAGCTCATCATCGTCAGCCCGTACTTCGTGCCCGACGAGTCGGTGCTTCTCGCGATCTCCACCGCATGCCAGCGCGGCGTAGACGTGCAGATGTTCGTGTCAGAAGAAGGCGATCAGGCGATCGTCTACCACGCCCAGCGCAGCTACTACGAGGCGCTGCTGCGCGCCGGCGTGCGCATCTGGCTGTACCCGAAGCCCTACATCCTGCACTCGAAGTCGATGACCGTCGACGATGAGGTCGCGGTGATCGGCTCGAGCAACATGGACATGCGCTCGTTCGGTCTCAACCTCGAGATCTCGATGCTGGTGCGCGGCGAAGAGTTCGTCACGGAGATGCGCGACGTCGAGCAGATGTACCGGGAGCTCAGTCGGGAGCTCACGCTCGAGGAGTGGGAGCAGCAGCCGTTGCGGTCGACCGTGCTCGACAACCTGGGAAGGCTCACCTCCGCGCTGCAGTGA
- a CDS encoding endonuclease domain-containing protein, whose amino-acid sequence MLRHPLPEFSTPAFTTADAEAAGVARSRLRAADLEHPFHGVHVVRDGRPPVLRPEDEIVARARIAYLRLSDGAFFSHLTAAVLWGVPLPAGILLVQDELDVGVLHPTRPPRARGLRGHRVQPEHVRLTVHPEHRLPVPTPASTWAMLGGVLRHPYDLVAVADALVSDRRYDAAGPLATRAQLEAAVFTKRRVGVRALREALVRVRPCVASRTETWTRLVIVDAGLPEPLINHTVVDGGGRFIACVDLAYPQWKVAVEYEGAHHLFDATQWANDIRRYERLAAEGWRVIRVTREDLFRYPERLVLRVRRAIRAAA is encoded by the coding sequence ATGCTTCGTCACCCGCTCCCCGAGTTCTCGACGCCGGCGTTCACCACGGCGGATGCCGAAGCGGCCGGCGTGGCACGCTCGAGGCTCCGCGCGGCAGATCTCGAGCACCCGTTCCACGGCGTGCACGTCGTCCGTGATGGCCGGCCACCGGTGCTGCGACCCGAGGACGAGATCGTCGCTCGCGCCCGCATCGCGTACCTTCGACTCAGTGACGGGGCCTTCTTCTCGCACCTGACGGCCGCGGTCCTGTGGGGCGTGCCCCTTCCTGCCGGCATCCTCCTCGTGCAGGACGAACTCGACGTCGGAGTGCTGCATCCCACGCGTCCACCGCGGGCGCGCGGGCTGCGCGGTCATCGCGTACAGCCCGAACACGTACGACTGACCGTGCACCCGGAGCACCGGCTCCCGGTGCCGACCCCCGCCAGCACCTGGGCGATGCTCGGCGGCGTGCTCCGGCATCCCTACGATCTCGTGGCGGTCGCGGACGCCCTTGTGAGCGACCGTCGGTACGACGCCGCGGGCCCCCTCGCCACCCGCGCGCAGCTCGAGGCCGCCGTCTTCACGAAGCGGCGTGTCGGTGTGCGCGCGTTGCGTGAAGCGCTGGTGCGGGTGCGACCGTGCGTGGCGTCGCGCACAGAGACCTGGACGCGGCTGGTGATCGTGGATGCCGGATTGCCGGAGCCGCTCATCAACCACACCGTGGTCGACGGTGGCGGCCGGTTCATCGCGTGCGTGGATCTTGCCTACCCGCAGTGGAAGGTCGCGGTCGAATACGAGGGCGCGCACCATCTCTTCGACGCGACGCAGTGGGCGAATGACATCCGCCGATACGAGCGGCTCGCGGCCGAGGGGTGGCGGGTGATCCGCGTCACGAGAGAGGACCTGTTCCGGTATCCCGAGCGTCTGGTGCTCCGTGTGCGTCGCGCGATTCGTGCCGCGGCCTGA
- a CDS encoding helix-turn-helix domain-containing protein, whose translation MSPAEEDGPTGIHCRLDELLAERGMTLARLSELVGVSVVNLSVLKNDRARAIRYSTLSAVCRALDCEVGDLLVRADPR comes from the coding sequence ATGAGCCCCGCGGAGGAGGACGGCCCCACCGGCATCCACTGCCGGCTGGACGAGCTGCTCGCCGAGCGGGGCATGACCCTGGCGCGACTGTCGGAGCTGGTGGGGGTCTCGGTGGTGAACCTCTCGGTGCTCAAGAACGACCGCGCGCGGGCGATCCGGTACTCCACGCTGTCGGCGGTGTGCCGGGCGCTGGACTGCGAGGTCGGCGATCTGCTGGTGCGCGCCGACCCGCGCTGA
- a CDS encoding DUF2975 domain-containing protein yields the protein MSHATATGRALSTGDRFGLMFMMIAGAALTVGTVVAAVARIVDVLTAESVQVLAEFVDTPALAPIGVDGADVAVELDTAVLTVSDLPVASLWSIVIQQVLMVAAVLTVVVCLLLLSRSVLRDRVFSRTNTRLVTIAGLTAILGAAAYPFLGNMAANGAFAALSDGTFNNVLMSVDLASLLMLGFVAALASTVFTVGDRLQRETEGLV from the coding sequence ATGTCGCACGCCACAGCCACGGGGCGCGCCCTGTCCACCGGTGACCGGTTCGGATTGATGTTCATGATGATCGCGGGGGCGGCCCTCACGGTCGGAACCGTCGTCGCTGCGGTGGCCCGCATCGTGGACGTGCTGACGGCCGAGAGCGTTCAGGTGCTCGCGGAGTTCGTCGACACCCCCGCCCTCGCCCCCATCGGCGTGGACGGCGCCGATGTGGCCGTCGAGCTCGACACGGCAGTGCTCACGGTCTCGGACCTGCCCGTGGCGTCGCTGTGGTCGATCGTGATCCAGCAGGTGCTGATGGTGGCGGCGGTGCTCACCGTCGTGGTCTGCCTGCTGCTGCTGTCGCGCAGCGTGCTGCGCGACCGGGTGTTCAGCCGCACGAACACGCGCCTGGTGACCATCGCCGGCCTCACCGCGATCCTGGGTGCTGCGGCCTACCCGTTCCTCGGCAACATGGCCGCCAACGGGGCGTTCGCCGCTCTCTCGGACGGCACCTTCAACAACGTGCTCATGTCGGTCGACCTCGCGTCGCTGCTGATGCTGGGGTTCGTCGCGGCGCTCGCCTCGACCGTGTTCACCGTCGGCGACCGCCTGCAGCGCGAGACCGAGGGCCTCGTATGA
- a CDS encoding ATP-dependent Clp protease ATP-binding subunit: MFERFTDRARRVVVLAQEEAKMLNHNYIGTEHILLGLIHEGEGVAAKALESLGISLDAVREQVQDIIGQGQQQPTGHIPFTPRAKKVLELSLREALQLGHNYIGTEHILLGLIREGEGVAAQVLVKLGADLNKVRQQVIQLLSGYQGKEPAGVAAGPGEQNAPAQGGSAVLDQFGRNLTQAARDNKLDPVIGREKEIERVMQILSRRSKNNPVLIGEPGVGKTAVVEGLAQAIVKNEVPETLKDKQVYSLDLGSLIAGSRYRGDFEERLKKVTKEIRTRGDIIVFIDEIHTLVGAGAAEGAIDAASILKPLLARGELQTIGATTLDEYRKHFEKDAALERRFQPIQVAEPSLPHAINILKGLRDRYEAHHKVQITDGAIVAAANLADRYVSDRFLPDKAIDLIDEAGARLRLSILSSPPELREFDDKIAKVREDKERASEDQDFEKAAALRDEEKSLLAERLRLEKQWRSGDVASHAVVDEGLIAEVLAQATGIPVFKLTEEESSRLVFMEKALHQRVIGQDEAIAALSRTIRRQRAGLKDPKRPSGSFIFAGPTGVGKTELAKALAEFLFDDEGALISLDMSEFGEKHTVSRLFGAPPGFVGFEEGGQLTEKVRRKPFSVVLFDEIEKAHPDIFNSLLQILEEGRLTDGQGRVIDFKNTVIIMTTNLGSSAIAGGPVGFQVEGNAQTSYDRMKGKVDEELKRHFKPEFLNRLDDIIVFPQLNKDELRQIVGLFTKRLAERLLDRDMTVELSPEATDRLIEIGFDPTLGARPLRRAMQREIEDQLSERILHGQLNAGDHVKVGSDANGFTFESAPRGEKVAVGVGTAGEITATPDIIAGAE, encoded by the coding sequence ATGTTCGAGAGATTCACGGACCGTGCCCGTCGTGTGGTTGTGCTCGCCCAAGAAGAGGCGAAGATGCTCAACCACAACTACATCGGTACCGAGCACATCCTGCTCGGCCTCATTCACGAGGGCGAGGGTGTCGCCGCGAAGGCGCTGGAGTCGCTCGGTATCTCGCTCGACGCTGTGCGCGAGCAGGTGCAGGACATCATCGGGCAGGGCCAGCAGCAGCCGACGGGACACATCCCGTTCACGCCGCGGGCCAAGAAGGTGCTCGAGCTGTCCCTGCGCGAGGCGCTGCAGCTCGGCCACAACTACATCGGCACCGAGCACATCCTGCTCGGTCTCATCCGCGAGGGTGAGGGCGTCGCCGCGCAGGTACTCGTCAAGCTCGGCGCAGACCTCAACAAGGTGCGCCAGCAGGTCATCCAGCTGCTGAGCGGCTACCAGGGCAAGGAGCCCGCAGGTGTCGCCGCCGGCCCCGGCGAGCAGAACGCGCCCGCCCAGGGTGGATCGGCGGTGCTCGACCAATTCGGGCGCAACCTCACCCAGGCCGCGCGCGACAACAAGCTCGACCCGGTGATCGGGCGCGAGAAGGAGATCGAGCGGGTCATGCAGATCCTCTCCCGCCGGTCGAAGAACAACCCCGTCCTCATCGGCGAGCCCGGCGTCGGCAAGACCGCCGTCGTCGAGGGCCTCGCGCAGGCCATCGTCAAGAACGAGGTGCCCGAGACGCTGAAGGACAAGCAGGTCTACTCGCTCGACCTCGGGTCGCTCATCGCCGGGTCCCGCTACCGCGGTGACTTCGAGGAGCGTCTGAAGAAGGTCACCAAGGAGATCCGCACCCGCGGCGACATCATCGTGTTCATCGACGAGATCCACACGCTCGTCGGCGCCGGTGCGGCCGAGGGCGCGATCGATGCGGCATCCATCCTCAAGCCGCTGCTCGCCCGTGGCGAGCTGCAGACCATCGGCGCGACCACGCTGGATGAGTACCGCAAGCACTTCGAGAAGGATGCCGCGCTGGAGCGCCGCTTCCAGCCGATCCAGGTCGCCGAGCCGAGCCTGCCCCACGCGATCAACATCCTGAAGGGGCTTCGCGACCGCTACGAGGCGCACCACAAGGTGCAGATCACCGACGGCGCGATCGTCGCGGCAGCGAACCTCGCCGACCGCTACGTCAGCGACCGGTTCCTCCCCGACAAGGCCATCGACCTGATCGACGAGGCCGGCGCCCGCCTGCGTCTGTCGATCCTGTCGAGCCCTCCGGAGCTGCGCGAGTTCGACGACAAGATCGCCAAGGTCCGCGAGGACAAGGAGCGCGCCAGCGAGGACCAGGACTTCGAGAAGGCCGCCGCCCTGCGCGACGAGGAGAAGTCTCTGCTCGCCGAGCGTCTGCGCCTCGAGAAGCAGTGGCGCTCGGGTGACGTCGCCAGCCACGCGGTCGTCGACGAGGGCCTGATCGCCGAGGTGCTCGCACAGGCCACCGGCATCCCGGTGTTCAAGCTGACCGAAGAGGAGTCCAGCCGACTGGTCTTCATGGAGAAGGCGCTGCACCAGCGCGTCATCGGCCAGGACGAGGCGATCGCGGCGCTGTCGCGCACGATCCGTCGTCAGCGCGCCGGCCTCAAGGACCCCAAGCGTCCCTCGGGCTCGTTCATCTTCGCCGGCCCCACGGGCGTCGGAAAGACCGAGCTCGCCAAGGCGCTCGCGGAGTTCCTCTTCGACGACGAGGGTGCGCTGATCTCGCTCGACATGAGCGAGTTCGGTGAGAAGCACACCGTCTCCCGCCTGTTCGGAGCCCCTCCCGGGTTCGTCGGGTTCGAAGAGGGTGGCCAGCTCACCGAGAAGGTGCGCCGCAAGCCGTTCTCGGTCGTGCTCTTCGACGAGATCGAGAAGGCCCACCCGGACATCTTCAACTCGCTGCTGCAGATCCTGGAGGAGGGACGCCTGACCGACGGTCAGGGTCGCGTCATCGACTTCAAGAACACCGTGATCATCATGACGACGAACCTCGGTTCGTCGGCGATCGCGGGCGGCCCTGTGGGCTTCCAGGTCGAGGGCAACGCCCAGACCTCGTACGACCGCATGAAGGGCAAGGTCGACGAGGAGCTGAAGCGTCACTTCAAGCCCGAGTTCCTCAACCGTCTCGACGACATCATCGTGTTCCCGCAGCTGAACAAGGACGAGCTTCGTCAGATCGTCGGCCTGTTCACCAAGCGGCTGGCCGAGCGCCTGCTCGACCGTGACATGACGGTGGAGCTGTCGCCCGAGGCGACCGACCGCCTCATCGAGATCGGCTTCGACCCGACCCTCGGTGCCCGGCCGCTGCGCCGTGCCATGCAGCGCGAGATCGAGGACCAGCTCAGCGAGCGCATCCTGCACGGTCAGCTCAACGCGGGCGACCACGTGAAGGTCGGTTCCGACGCCAACGGCTTCACCTTCGAGAGCGCCCCGCGCGGCGAGAAGGTCGCGGTCGGAGTCGGCACCGCCGGTGAGATCACCGCGACGCCCGACATCATCGCCGGCGCGGAGTAA
- a CDS encoding transglutaminase family protein, producing the protein MRYRVWHRTTYTYSDQVEDSVGLYHLVPRDLPWQQVHDHAVTVQPPPGDIDPDVDYFGNAATYFHLTQPHGTLVIEAAGDVEVQAPTYDESALAQPWERARPLHHPEVPGAWRAVEYALESPRAAHVAEATEYAAASLTPGRPLGEAATDLMRRIHADFAYDGTATTVTSTVSDVLRARAGVCQDFAHLALACLRAHGVAARYVSGYLATQPPPGKQRVFGADASHAWLAVWVPGTDEWLAIDPTNDQWANDRYVTVAWGRDYGDVSPVKGIIFTEAKNSSLRVQVDVAPIEG; encoded by the coding sequence ATGAGATACCGCGTCTGGCACCGCACGACCTACACGTACAGCGACCAGGTCGAAGACAGCGTGGGCCTGTACCACCTCGTCCCCCGCGACCTGCCGTGGCAGCAGGTGCATGACCACGCCGTCACGGTGCAGCCGCCGCCCGGCGACATCGACCCCGATGTGGACTACTTCGGCAACGCCGCGACGTATTTCCACCTCACCCAGCCGCACGGCACGCTCGTGATCGAGGCAGCCGGCGACGTCGAGGTGCAGGCGCCGACGTACGACGAATCGGCGCTCGCCCAGCCGTGGGAGCGGGCACGCCCCCTGCACCACCCCGAGGTGCCCGGCGCCTGGCGCGCCGTGGAGTACGCCCTGGAGTCGCCCCGCGCGGCCCATGTGGCCGAGGCGACGGAGTACGCCGCGGCATCCCTCACGCCCGGTCGCCCGCTCGGCGAGGCGGCCACAGACCTCATGCGCCGCATCCACGCGGACTTCGCGTACGACGGCACGGCGACCACCGTCACCAGCACGGTCTCCGACGTGCTGCGGGCGCGGGCGGGGGTCTGCCAGGACTTCGCGCATCTGGCGCTCGCGTGCCTGCGCGCCCACGGCGTGGCCGCGCGCTACGTCAGCGGGTACCTCGCCACCCAGCCGCCGCCGGGCAAGCAGCGGGTCTTCGGCGCCGATGCCTCCCACGCCTGGCTTGCGGTGTGGGTTCCCGGCACCGACGAGTGGCTGGCGATCGACCCCACCAACGACCAGTGGGCGAACGACCGGTACGTCACGGTCGCGTGGGGGCGCGACTACGGCGACGTGTCGCCCGTGAAGGGCATCATCTTCACCGAGGCGAAGAACTCGAGCCTGCGCGTGCAGGTCGACGTCGCTCCGATCGAGGGCTGA